The following are encoded together in the Tepidiforma bonchosmolovskayae genome:
- a CDS encoding alkaline phosphatase family protein, with protein sequence MQTTMTAAAVGPERPGGQGLDPHQEESGSLAIHKLLTTEDGRAWTDFVATARQERDGSWSYEAWALRGMVRWIRRYAPEGGYVYEVVEVVGENPLERQDYRALATYDEEMAAAGNPADVQQAYIEPERLTYPYAYERISQLFDSPNGPDLIVNPKSYAYGRQPGQHGALDVVQSRSPLVISGPGVKRGAVVDAPAKQVDIAPTIARLMGFPLIDGRDITGRTSSERGCPPDVYLERQDGRVLEEVLDEATGRPERVYILLLDGQSHTELLYRLEREPEAIPNLRRLIVRGCLLQYGSITNFPSITWPSHNAIGTGTWSGHHDVVNPTYYLRATRELVSPQGMQFETARFLNPEVETLFEAFKRVLGDGAFTASINEPCTRGADHASLERRLVGDRGRLIALTKETEHEINPRWYEELEEEGHRLQGQIDNRALAQARLLFLDESHPAPVFVYHEFAQPDSSAHDYGPHHEGARAALDETDRRIGHILRTLEERGLFETTLFVITTDHGMATQNVELRANPARIPQRDGMAAITAEPCIYLRDLRVEVEVTHDGRSARFAVADNDADAHGEHPPVAGAEIVVTDRKDGLVARVVTDANGLAACAVPAELEPGELLAAVHAEGFNPRHLRLDGTSVCIDLREVLYGQG encoded by the coding sequence ATGCAGACAACGATGACGGCAGCAGCGGTCGGGCCGGAGCGGCCGGGCGGACAGGGGCTCGACCCGCACCAGGAGGAGTCTGGGAGCCTGGCGATCCACAAGCTGCTGACGACCGAGGACGGCCGGGCGTGGACCGACTTCGTGGCGACTGCGCGGCAGGAGCGGGACGGTTCGTGGAGCTATGAGGCGTGGGCGCTGCGGGGGATGGTGCGCTGGATACGCCGGTACGCGCCGGAAGGCGGATACGTGTACGAGGTGGTCGAGGTCGTCGGCGAGAACCCGCTGGAGCGACAGGACTACCGGGCGCTCGCGACCTACGACGAGGAGATGGCAGCGGCAGGGAACCCGGCGGACGTGCAGCAGGCGTACATCGAGCCGGAGCGGCTGACCTACCCGTACGCGTACGAGCGGATCTCGCAGCTGTTCGACAGCCCGAACGGGCCGGACCTCATCGTCAACCCGAAGAGCTACGCCTACGGCCGGCAGCCGGGTCAGCACGGGGCGCTCGATGTGGTGCAATCGCGGTCTCCGCTCGTGATCTCCGGGCCGGGCGTGAAGCGCGGGGCGGTGGTCGATGCGCCGGCGAAGCAGGTGGACATTGCGCCGACGATCGCGCGGCTGATGGGCTTCCCGCTGATCGACGGGCGTGACATCACGGGGCGGACGTCGAGTGAGCGGGGATGCCCGCCGGACGTTTACCTGGAGCGGCAGGACGGCAGAGTGCTGGAGGAGGTGCTGGACGAGGCGACGGGGCGGCCCGAACGGGTCTATATCCTCTTGCTGGACGGGCAGTCGCATACGGAGCTGCTCTACCGGCTCGAACGGGAGCCCGAGGCGATCCCGAATTTGCGGCGGCTGATTGTGCGGGGGTGCCTGCTGCAGTACGGGAGCATCACGAACTTCCCGAGCATCACGTGGCCGAGCCACAACGCCATTGGCACGGGGACGTGGAGCGGGCACCACGACGTCGTGAACCCGACCTACTACCTGCGGGCGACGCGGGAGCTGGTTTCACCGCAGGGGATGCAGTTCGAGACGGCGCGGTTTCTCAATCCGGAGGTGGAGACGCTGTTCGAAGCGTTCAAGCGGGTGCTTGGGGATGGGGCGTTTACGGCATCGATTAACGAGCCGTGCACGCGCGGCGCGGACCATGCGTCGCTCGAGCGGCGGCTGGTCGGCGACCGGGGCCGGCTGATTGCGCTGACAAAAGAGACAGAGCACGAGATTAACCCGCGCTGGTACGAGGAGCTGGAGGAGGAGGGGCACCGGTTGCAGGGCCAGATTGACAACCGGGCGCTCGCGCAGGCGCGGCTGCTCTTTCTTGATGAGAGTCACCCGGCGCCGGTCTTCGTGTACCACGAGTTCGCACAGCCGGACAGCTCGGCGCACGACTACGGGCCGCACCATGAGGGCGCGCGGGCTGCGCTGGATGAGACGGACCGACGGATCGGGCACATCCTGCGGACGCTGGAGGAGCGGGGCCTGTTCGAGACGACGCTATTCGTGATCACGACGGACCACGGCATGGCGACGCAGAACGTTGAGCTGCGGGCGAACCCGGCGCGCATTCCGCAGCGGGACGGGATGGCGGCGATCACCGCAGAGCCGTGCATCTACCTCCGCGACCTGCGCGTGGAGGTAGAGGTGACGCACGACGGCCGGAGCGCGCGCTTCGCCGTCGCCGATAACGACGCGGACGCGCACGGGGAGCACCCGCCGGTGGCGGGCGCGGAGATCGTGGTCACCGACCGGAAGGATGGGCTGGTTGCCCGGGTGGTCACCGATGCGAACGGGCTGGCGGCGTGCGCCGTGCCGGCGGAGCTGGAGCCGGGCGAGCTGCTGGCGGCGGTGCACGCGGAGGGGTTCAACCCGCGCCACCTGCGGCTGGACGGGACGAGTGTGTGCATCGACCTGCGCGAAGTGCTCTACGGGCAGGGGTGA
- a CDS encoding bifunctional diguanylate cyclase/phosphohydrolase produces MEPTHWREPRGPMRVLVVEDDPALGRLMQLVLGQHLAEIRLARSGAEAIAELSAGQFDAIASDISLPDMSGLDVIAEARKRAPAAGIVAITGFVDVDTAVRSMKAGADDFLGKPFDAEILWHVLNKAADNRARQIAAEQAAVYRQLAYTDALTGCPNRRFIDEFLADAVFRARQEGGQLSVAYLDIDNFKLLNDFVGHEEGDRVLQRVVRTLERHVEPPAQFARFGGDEFVVVLPGWTEERARRLMERVRRAIGQIEVVNGARVALPTRISVGVASLREGQSPRDLVAEAEDAMYLDKAVSPAMVTAAMERAIAQEDALLKAGNIKALRNLVKAIDRRDSYTRFHSDHATQLAIRLGTELGLDDGAMQALAIGGPIHDLGKIVVPDEILRKPGPLTLEERRAMEEHPVMGAAITAAVTDLDSVVNLVRHHHERFDGEGYPGRLKGTEVPLATRLFTLADAYSAMTTDRPYRKGLTLEMAVEEILRGRGTQFDPELAEAFVAMIERTAREGAEQAA; encoded by the coding sequence GTGGAACCGACGCACTGGCGGGAGCCGCGGGGACCGATGCGGGTCCTCGTGGTGGAGGATGACCCGGCGCTGGGGCGCCTCATGCAGCTCGTCCTCGGGCAGCACCTCGCGGAGATCCGGCTGGCGCGGTCCGGCGCGGAGGCGATTGCGGAGCTTTCGGCCGGCCAGTTCGACGCGATTGCGTCGGACATCAGCCTGCCCGACATGTCGGGGCTGGACGTTATTGCGGAGGCGCGGAAGCGGGCGCCGGCGGCCGGGATTGTGGCGATTACCGGGTTCGTCGACGTCGACACGGCGGTGCGGTCAATGAAGGCAGGGGCCGACGACTTCCTGGGGAAGCCGTTCGACGCCGAGATTCTCTGGCATGTGCTGAACAAGGCGGCGGATAACCGGGCGCGGCAGATTGCAGCGGAGCAGGCGGCGGTGTACCGGCAGCTGGCCTATACCGATGCGCTTACGGGCTGCCCGAACCGGCGGTTCATCGACGAGTTCCTGGCGGACGCGGTCTTCCGGGCGCGGCAGGAGGGCGGGCAGCTTTCGGTTGCGTACCTCGACATCGACAACTTCAAGCTGCTGAACGACTTCGTGGGGCACGAGGAGGGCGACCGGGTGCTGCAGCGGGTGGTCCGGACGCTGGAGCGGCACGTGGAGCCACCGGCGCAGTTCGCCCGCTTCGGCGGCGACGAGTTCGTGGTGGTGCTGCCGGGCTGGACGGAGGAGCGTGCGCGGCGGCTGATGGAGCGGGTGCGGCGGGCCATCGGGCAGATCGAGGTGGTGAACGGCGCGCGGGTTGCGCTGCCGACGCGCATCTCGGTGGGCGTGGCGAGCCTGCGGGAGGGACAGTCGCCCCGCGACCTGGTCGCCGAGGCCGAGGATGCGATGTACCTCGACAAGGCCGTCTCGCCGGCGATGGTGACGGCAGCGATGGAACGGGCGATCGCACAGGAGGATGCGCTGCTGAAGGCAGGGAACATCAAGGCGCTGCGGAACCTGGTGAAGGCGATCGACCGGCGCGATTCGTACACGCGGTTCCACAGCGACCACGCGACCCAGCTCGCCATCCGGCTTGGCACGGAACTGGGACTGGACGACGGGGCGATGCAGGCGCTGGCGATCGGGGGGCCGATTCACGACCTCGGGAAGATCGTGGTGCCGGACGAAATCCTGCGGAAGCCGGGCCCGCTGACGCTTGAGGAGCGCAGGGCGATGGAGGAGCACCCGGTGATGGGCGCCGCGATCACGGCGGCGGTGACCGACCTCGATTCGGTGGTGAACCTCGTGCGGCATCACCACGAGCGGTTTGACGGCGAGGGGTACCCGGGGCGGCTGAAGGGGACGGAAGTGCCGCTCGCGACCCGGCTGTTCACCCTGGCCGATGCGTATTCGGCGATGACGACCGACCGGCCGTACCGGAAGGGGTTGACCCTCGAGATGGCCGTCGAGGAGATCCTGCGCGGGAGGGGAACGCAGTTCGACCCTGAGCTGGCCGAGGCGTTCGTGGCGATGATTGAACGGACGGCCCGGGAGGGCGCAGAGCAGGCCGCGTGA
- a CDS encoding coiled-coil domain-containing protein: protein MAFTVEDVQDLIRLLAERPEWRAQLRPLILGDEFDRLPRIVEELAEAQRRTEQRLEELAEAQRRTEQRLEELGRRVDELAEAQRRTEQRVEELAEAQRRTEQRLEELGRRVDELAEAQRRTEQRVDELAARLEELTARVDQLAARVDELVQAVGVMRVDINRAHQRLDAELGYLYEMRFERKAPSLFGKWLRKPRVVTLSDLDLVDEAEDAGKLDERELVELRALDLIIEGRDRSDPAQRPLLLAVEISRTIDADDVSRALTRAKALEKAGYRARAAVGGRAIDERARVLAEAAGVLVRVADDVAA, encoded by the coding sequence GTGGCATTCACGGTTGAGGATGTGCAGGACCTGATCCGCCTGCTGGCCGAGCGGCCGGAGTGGCGGGCGCAGCTGCGCCCGCTGATCCTCGGGGACGAATTCGACCGGCTGCCTCGGATTGTGGAGGAGCTGGCGGAGGCCCAGCGGCGCACCGAACAGCGGCTCGAGGAGCTGGCGGAGGCCCAGCGGCGCACCGAGCAGCGGCTCGAAGAACTCGGGCGGCGCGTGGACGAGCTTGCCGAGGCCCAGCGGCGCACCGAGCAACGGGTCGAGGAGCTGGCGGAGGCCCAGCGGCGCACCGAACAGCGGCTCGAAGAGCTCGGGCGGCGCGTGGATGAGCTGGCGGAGGCCCAGCGGCGAACCGAGCAACGCGTCGATGAACTTGCTGCGCGGCTTGAGGAGCTGACCGCGCGCGTCGACCAGCTGGCCGCCCGGGTCGACGAGCTGGTACAGGCAGTCGGCGTTATGCGCGTGGATATCAACCGGGCACATCAGCGGCTCGACGCCGAGCTCGGCTATCTCTACGAGATGCGGTTCGAGCGAAAGGCGCCGTCACTCTTTGGCAAGTGGCTGCGAAAGCCGAGAGTGGTGACCCTCAGCGATCTCGACCTGGTCGATGAGGCGGAGGATGCGGGCAAACTCGATGAACGGGAGCTGGTGGAGCTGCGGGCGCTCGACCTGATCATCGAGGGGCGGGACCGGTCCGACCCGGCCCAGCGTCCCCTGCTGCTTGCGGTGGAGATTTCGCGGACGATCGATGCGGACGATGTGAGCCGCGCCCTGACCAGGGCGAAGGCGCTGGAGAAGGCGGGCTACCGGGCACGGGCCGCGGTCGGCGGGCGGGCGATTGACGAGCGCGCGCGGGTGCTCGCGGAAGCGGCCGGCGTGCTGGTGCGGGTGGCGGACGACGTGGCGGCGTAA
- a CDS encoding carboxymuconolactone decarboxylase family protein, whose translation MARLPFVTKEELPEELRYVWDRNAVGREVPNIFRTMANNPEVWRAYLRLGNGLWNHCGLDVATRELVILRTAILHHSQYEWHQHVRIGRQAGLSDAKIVALHHWKTSDLFNEVERAILEYVDAVNASGHPGQEVHDRLAALVAPGTVVGVNLLTGFYGMTARFLSSMEVELEEPFVGWQLNG comes from the coding sequence ATGGCGCGACTGCCGTTTGTGACAAAGGAAGAGCTGCCGGAGGAGCTCCGGTACGTGTGGGACCGGAACGCGGTCGGCCGGGAGGTGCCGAACATCTTCCGGACGATGGCGAACAACCCGGAGGTGTGGCGCGCCTACCTTCGGCTCGGGAACGGGCTGTGGAACCACTGCGGACTGGATGTGGCTACGCGGGAGCTGGTGATTCTGCGGACGGCGATCCTCCACCACAGCCAGTACGAGTGGCACCAGCACGTCCGGATCGGGCGGCAGGCGGGCCTGAGCGATGCGAAGATCGTGGCGCTCCACCACTGGAAGACAAGCGACCTCTTCAACGAGGTCGAGCGGGCGATTCTCGAGTATGTCGATGCGGTGAACGCCTCGGGGCACCCGGGGCAGGAAGTTCATGACCGGCTGGCTGCGCTCGTAGCGCCCGGGACCGTGGTCGGGGTAAATCTGCTGACGGGGTTCTACGGGATGACCGCGCGGTTTCTCTCGTCGATGGAGGTGGAGCTGGAGGAGCCGTTCGTCGGCTGGCAGCTGAACGGATAA
- a CDS encoding PadR family transcriptional regulator: MSLRFAILGLLTAGELSGYEITRRFEQSVGYFWHARAQQIYPELARLESEGLVAGRAVQQTGRPDKRVYTVTARGLAELADWVVTPSPLTLTKDEFLVKVWSYGLVEPERAIEALTAHRRQQEERLAAYRAIEAAFEGADPVTVPPAFLGPYLTLRAGIQFIEAFLAWAVEAERILRARTESPPAP, encoded by the coding sequence ATGTCGCTCCGCTTCGCCATCCTCGGCCTCCTGACCGCCGGCGAACTCTCCGGCTACGAAATCACCCGCCGCTTCGAGCAGTCGGTCGGCTACTTCTGGCACGCCCGCGCCCAGCAGATCTACCCCGAGCTCGCCCGCCTCGAATCCGAAGGCCTCGTCGCCGGCCGCGCCGTCCAGCAGACCGGCAGGCCCGACAAACGCGTCTACACCGTCACCGCCCGCGGTCTCGCAGAGCTCGCCGATTGGGTGGTCACGCCGTCCCCGCTCACCCTCACCAAGGATGAGTTCCTCGTCAAAGTCTGGAGCTACGGCCTCGTCGAGCCGGAGCGCGCCATCGAGGCCCTCACCGCGCACCGCCGCCAGCAGGAGGAGCGCCTGGCCGCCTACCGCGCCATCGAAGCCGCGTTCGAAGGCGCCGACCCCGTGACCGTGCCGCCGGCCTTCCTCGGGCCATACCTCACCCTCCGCGCCGGCATCCAGTTCATCGAGGCGTTCCTCGCCTGGGCCGTCGAGGCCGAGCGCATCCTCCGCGCCCGCACAGAATCCCCGCCGGCACCGTGA
- a CDS encoding metal-dependent transcriptional regulator produces MPKQVRNVASDDYLTAIYRMSHDEGQDVIAVRLADRLEITPPSVAGMLKRLMRDGLVHIDAKKVIHLTPEGFRRAEQMVRRHRLAECLLTDVLKVDWWRAYEEAHLLEHGISDITERNLYEMLGRPKKSPFGYPIPGPGAPQKLSMVTLGDLKEGQEAEIDRVFEEDEQLLRFFDEEGIRPGVKVVIEEVAPYRGTITVRVGERRIVLGTPVANKIWVVQPAKTGTSAETRR; encoded by the coding sequence ATGCCGAAACAGGTCAGGAATGTTGCCAGCGACGACTATTTGACGGCGATTTACCGGATGAGCCACGACGAGGGCCAGGACGTCATCGCCGTGCGGCTTGCGGACCGGCTGGAGATTACGCCGCCATCAGTTGCGGGGATGCTGAAGCGGCTGATGCGGGACGGGCTGGTGCACATCGATGCGAAGAAGGTGATTCACCTGACGCCGGAGGGCTTCCGAAGGGCGGAGCAGATGGTGCGGCGGCATCGCCTTGCGGAGTGCCTGCTGACCGACGTGCTGAAGGTGGACTGGTGGCGGGCGTACGAGGAAGCGCACCTGCTGGAGCACGGGATCTCGGACATCACGGAGCGGAACCTGTACGAGATGCTGGGGCGGCCGAAGAAGAGCCCGTTCGGCTATCCGATCCCGGGGCCGGGGGCACCGCAGAAGCTATCGATGGTGACGCTGGGCGACCTGAAGGAGGGGCAGGAGGCGGAGATCGACCGCGTCTTCGAGGAGGATGAGCAGCTGCTCCGGTTCTTCGACGAGGAAGGGATTCGCCCTGGGGTGAAGGTTGTTATCGAGGAGGTGGCGCCCTACCGCGGGACGATCACGGTGCGGGTGGGCGAGCGGCGCATCGTGCTGGGGACACCGGTGGCGAACAAGATCTGGGTGGTGCAGCCGGCGAAGACGGGAACTTCGGCCGAAACGCGGCGTTAA